A DNA window from Burkholderia sp. HI2500 contains the following coding sequences:
- a CDS encoding aminotransferase class I/II-fold pyridoxal phosphate-dependent enzyme: MALGEHLRQQLAAKALKRQLERATDAAAAPGVPGTLAAQTASARSRFESMPQYQQVRIMREMGEKLRVDSPFFRVHEGVAGATTQIGGREYLNFANYNYLGLAGDPAVSSRAKAAIDRYGTSASASRMVAGERPVQRDLERALAAFYETDDCVAFVSGHATNVTVIGALFGPGDLVVHDSLAHNSIVQGAQLSGAKRLSFAHNDWQALDELLSRVRREYRHVLIAIEGLYSMDGDFPDLQRFVDVKTRHGAFLLVDEAHSLGVLGATGKGIREHCGVAPDQVDMWMGTMSKTLAGCGGFIAGCQPLVDMLRHLAPGFLYSVGLAPTLAEASLAALERLQAEPERVAQLQARGRQFLTEARAAGLNTGTSAGFAVVPVITGSSLKAAQWANAMFDEGINVQPIFYPAVEEKAARLRFFICSTHEPEQISRTVAVLSRLAGRSA; encoded by the coding sequence ATGGCACTGGGAGAGCATCTTCGCCAGCAACTGGCTGCGAAAGCGCTGAAGCGACAACTGGAGCGCGCAACGGATGCGGCTGCGGCACCGGGCGTGCCGGGCACGCTGGCCGCGCAGACCGCATCGGCGCGCAGCCGCTTCGAATCGATGCCGCAGTATCAGCAGGTCCGGATCATGCGCGAGATGGGCGAGAAGCTGCGCGTCGACTCGCCGTTTTTCCGCGTGCATGAAGGCGTGGCCGGTGCGACGACGCAGATCGGCGGCCGCGAGTACCTGAACTTCGCGAACTACAACTACCTCGGCCTGGCCGGCGATCCGGCCGTGTCGTCGCGCGCGAAAGCCGCGATCGACCGTTACGGCACGTCGGCCTCCGCGAGCCGGATGGTCGCGGGCGAGCGTCCGGTGCAGCGCGATCTCGAGCGCGCGCTGGCCGCGTTCTACGAGACCGACGACTGTGTCGCGTTCGTAAGCGGCCATGCAACGAACGTGACCGTGATCGGTGCGCTGTTCGGTCCCGGCGATCTGGTCGTCCACGATTCGCTCGCGCACAACAGCATCGTGCAGGGCGCGCAGCTGAGCGGCGCGAAGCGGCTGAGCTTCGCGCACAACGACTGGCAGGCGCTCGACGAACTGCTGTCGCGCGTGCGCCGCGAATACCGGCACGTGCTGATCGCGATCGAAGGGCTGTACAGCATGGACGGCGATTTTCCCGACCTGCAGCGTTTCGTCGACGTGAAGACGCGCCACGGTGCATTCCTGCTGGTCGACGAGGCGCATTCGCTCGGTGTGCTCGGCGCGACCGGCAAGGGCATCCGCGAGCACTGCGGTGTCGCGCCCGACCAGGTCGACATGTGGATGGGCACGATGAGCAAGACGCTGGCCGGCTGCGGCGGTTTCATCGCCGGCTGCCAGCCGCTGGTCGACATGCTGCGGCACCTGGCGCCGGGCTTCCTGTACAGCGTCGGGCTCGCGCCGACGCTCGCCGAAGCGTCGCTGGCCGCGCTCGAGCGCCTGCAGGCCGAGCCGGAGCGCGTCGCGCAACTGCAGGCGCGCGGACGGCAGTTCCTGACCGAGGCGCGCGCCGCCGGGCTGAACACGGGCACGAGCGCCGGGTTCGCGGTCGTGCCGGTGATCACGGGGAGCTCGCTGAAGGCCGCGCAATGGGCCAATGCGATGTTCGACGAAGGGATCAACGTGCAGCCGATCTTCTATCCGGCCGTCGAGGAAAAGGCCGCGCGCCTGCGCTTCTTCATCTGCTCGACGCATGAGCCGGAGCAGATCAGCCGGACGGTCGCCGTGTTGTCGCGTCTCGCGGGGCGCAGCGCGTGA
- a CDS encoding GNAT family N-acetyltransferase: MTLAGAFAHAVPRAGERVRFRAADADDAAACGPLVFASGVAEFGFFLGESDARGVAFLQQAFRSRYGRFSWRRHRVAVADDGTVLAVMAIHDGQQTMFDDLHVVWALSRFFGVRRTIGQLLRGLILETEIPAPKRSQILVAHCATEERQRGTGIFSALFRDALDTGALPANGSREVVLDVLTRNVRARALYERLGFTALPRPRARSRRLPAELDSIRMRLSRDA, from the coding sequence GTGACGCTGGCCGGTGCGTTCGCGCACGCGGTGCCGCGCGCCGGTGAGCGCGTGCGGTTTCGCGCGGCGGATGCGGATGATGCGGCTGCGTGCGGGCCGCTCGTGTTTGCGTCCGGCGTGGCCGAATTCGGGTTCTTTCTCGGCGAAAGCGATGCACGCGGCGTTGCGTTTTTGCAGCAGGCGTTTCGGTCGCGTTACGGGCGCTTCTCGTGGCGCCGGCATCGCGTCGCAGTCGCCGACGACGGCACCGTGCTCGCCGTGATGGCGATCCACGACGGACAGCAGACGATGTTCGACGATTTGCATGTCGTGTGGGCACTCTCGCGCTTTTTCGGCGTGCGCCGCACCATCGGCCAGTTGCTGCGCGGGCTGATCCTCGAAACGGAAATTCCGGCGCCGAAGCGTTCGCAGATCCTCGTCGCGCATTGCGCGACCGAGGAGCGTCAGCGCGGCACGGGGATCTTCAGCGCACTGTTTCGCGATGCGCTGGACACCGGCGCATTGCCCGCCAACGGCAGCCGCGAGGTCGTGCTCGACGTGCTGACGCGCAACGTGCGGGCCCGCGCGTTATATGAACGGCTCGGGTTCACCGCGCTGCCGCGGCCGCGTGCACGGTCGCGTCGGCTGCCCGCCGAACTCGATTCGATCCGGATGCGGTTGTCGCGCGATGCATGA
- the cysC gene encoding adenylyl-sulfate kinase, which yields MIQDYNNDLPAISSGSQSILPRVQQNQAFVVWLTGVSGAGKSTLANLLKEQLDARGLRTYLLDGDVLREGLNQDLGFSDADRHENIRRTAEVARLMMDAGLIVIAALISPFHEARAKARERFTAGTFIEVFVDVSLEVAEARDPKGLYVLARQGAIRQFTGIESSYEKPLSPDVHVRTAETGPLECVAAIIRKLPLNG from the coding sequence ATGATTCAAGATTATAATAATGACCTGCCCGCTATATCATCTGGCAGTCAATCCATACTTCCTCGTGTGCAACAGAATCAAGCCTTCGTGGTGTGGTTGACTGGCGTCTCCGGCGCAGGCAAATCCACGCTGGCGAATCTGTTGAAGGAACAACTTGACGCCCGTGGTCTTCGTACGTATTTGCTCGACGGCGACGTCCTGCGCGAAGGGCTGAACCAAGATCTCGGATTCAGCGATGCTGATCGACACGAAAATATCCGACGCACAGCCGAAGTCGCTCGGCTGATGATGGACGCCGGACTCATCGTCATTGCTGCACTGATCTCGCCATTTCACGAGGCGCGCGCTAAAGCCCGTGAACGCTTTACTGCGGGCACGTTTATCGAGGTCTTCGTCGACGTGTCATTGGAAGTGGCAGAGGCTCGTGATCCGAAGGGCCTGTATGTATTGGCAAGGCAGGGAGCGATTCGGCAGTTCACGGGGATAGAGTCGAGCTACGAGAAGCCATTGTCCCCCGACGTACACGTCAGGACAGCCGAGACAGGTCCCCTGGAGTGCGTGGCCGCAATCATCAGAAAGCTCCCGCTGAACGGCTAA
- a CDS encoding class II glutamine amidotransferase yields MCRWLAYTGNPLHLETVLFRAKHSLIDQSLHSELGATTTNGDGFGIGWYGRPDELPFRYRSVHPAWNDRNLREAARAIRSRMFIAHIRAATDTPVQETNCHPFRHGRWLFAHNGLIRDFHKLRRDLTMKVDPALFPTLEGSTDSELMFRLALTYGLEQTPLPALERMVGVVEESAARHRVADPLNMTICATDGERIIAVRYSSERQSRSLFHSTSFKHLHELYPHNPRIAEAGDDAFMVVSEPLVDLRGAWEEVPESTAIVAQGADVQQRPFGPRHK; encoded by the coding sequence ATGTGCCGCTGGCTCGCCTATACGGGTAATCCGCTTCATCTCGAGACCGTCCTGTTCCGCGCGAAGCACTCGCTGATCGACCAGAGCCTGCATTCGGAGCTGGGGGCGACGACCACCAACGGCGACGGCTTCGGCATCGGCTGGTACGGGCGCCCCGACGAACTCCCGTTCCGCTACCGCTCCGTGCATCCCGCGTGGAACGACCGCAACCTGCGCGAAGCCGCGCGCGCGATCCGCTCGCGGATGTTCATCGCGCACATCCGCGCGGCCACCGACACCCCCGTGCAGGAAACCAACTGCCACCCGTTCCGCCACGGCCGCTGGCTGTTCGCGCACAACGGGCTGATCCGCGATTTCCACAAGCTGCGCCGCGACCTGACGATGAAGGTCGATCCCGCGCTGTTCCCGACGCTCGAAGGCTCGACCGACTCCGAACTGATGTTCCGCCTCGCGCTGACCTACGGCCTCGAGCAGACGCCGCTGCCGGCGCTCGAGCGGATGGTCGGCGTGGTCGAGGAAAGCGCCGCGCGGCATCGCGTGGCCGACCCGCTCAACATGACGATCTGCGCGACCGACGGCGAACGGATCATCGCGGTGCGCTATTCGAGCGAACGGCAGTCGCGCTCGCTGTTCCACAGTACGTCGTTCAAGCACCTGCACGAGCTGTATCCGCATAACCCGCGCATCGCCGAAGCCGGCGACGACGCGTTCATGGTCGTGTCCGAGCCGCTCGTCGACTTGCGGGGCGCGTGGGAGGAAGTACCGGAGAGCACAGCGATCGTTGCGCAGGGGGCCGATGTGCAGCAGCGGCCGTTCGGGCCGCGGCACAAGTAG
- a CDS encoding carboxymuconolactone decarboxylase family protein, whose amino-acid sequence MLNWNEYRKELSTRIGEIAKLSPDTLAGYKALSGAGAKTGHLDAKTRELIALAVAVTTRCDGCIAVHTAEAAKHGATKEEVAEALGVAIALNAGAALVYSARVMDALGE is encoded by the coding sequence ATGCTGAACTGGAACGAATACCGGAAGGAACTCTCGACGCGCATCGGCGAGATCGCCAAGCTGTCGCCCGATACGCTGGCCGGCTACAAGGCGCTGTCGGGCGCCGGCGCCAAGACGGGCCATCTCGACGCGAAGACGCGCGAACTGATCGCGCTCGCGGTCGCCGTCACGACGCGCTGCGACGGCTGTATCGCCGTGCACACCGCGGAAGCGGCCAAGCATGGCGCGACCAAGGAGGAAGTGGCGGAAGCGCTCGGCGTCGCGATTGCGCTGAACGCGGGTGCGGCGCTCGTCTATTCGGCGCGGGTGATGGACGCGCTCGGCGAGTGA
- a CDS encoding cupin domain-containing protein, protein MDALSQLLSLGRSHVELDVRCLLDGPFAMPHDPLPSGEAAFHLVLAGTCRLRTADGRTLQLADGDFVLLPAGGAHDLLDAGAGRSRPAAALREQGAGGGAVLPVKSNLDPAEPGGASVDLLCGRFVYARGAGELLMRTLPHVLHVGLREASGFAPLQLLTSVLRTEASNGQPGAGAIVNALGQALLAYALRAYGRGARVSSGWLALAADARLGPSVQAVLQAPEKPWTVESLGDASAMSRATYARHFRERAGMSVGAFVAQIRMMHACALLQDTQRGQAEIGQAVGYQSEAAFGKAFRAVLGTTPGRWRRAQRGM, encoded by the coding sequence ATGGATGCGTTGAGTCAACTCCTGTCTCTGGGCCGCAGCCATGTCGAGCTCGACGTGCGCTGCCTGCTCGACGGGCCGTTCGCGATGCCGCACGACCCGCTGCCGTCCGGCGAGGCGGCGTTTCACCTGGTGCTGGCCGGAACCTGCCGGCTGCGTACCGCGGACGGGCGCACGCTGCAGCTCGCCGACGGCGATTTCGTGCTGCTGCCCGCGGGGGGCGCGCACGACCTGCTCGATGCAGGGGCCGGCCGGTCGCGGCCGGCTGCGGCGCTGCGTGAACAGGGCGCCGGCGGCGGCGCGGTGCTGCCGGTCAAGTCGAATCTCGATCCGGCCGAACCGGGCGGCGCGAGCGTGGACCTGCTGTGCGGGCGGTTCGTCTATGCGCGCGGCGCGGGCGAATTGCTGATGCGCACGCTGCCGCACGTGCTGCATGTCGGGTTGCGCGAGGCGTCGGGGTTCGCGCCGCTGCAACTGCTGACGAGCGTGCTGCGCACCGAGGCGTCGAACGGGCAGCCGGGCGCCGGCGCGATCGTGAACGCGCTCGGCCAGGCGCTGCTCGCGTACGCGTTGCGCGCATACGGGCGGGGTGCGCGCGTGTCGTCCGGCTGGCTGGCACTGGCGGCCGACGCGCGGCTCGGCCCGTCGGTCCAGGCCGTGCTGCAGGCGCCGGAAAAACCGTGGACGGTCGAGTCGCTCGGCGACGCCTCCGCGATGTCGCGCGCGACGTACGCACGCCATTTCCGCGAGCGGGCCGGGATGAGCGTCGGCGCGTTCGTCGCGCAGATCCGGATGATGCACGCGTGCGCGCTGCTGCAGGATACGCAGCGCGGGCAGGCGGAAATCGGTCAGGCGGTCGGCTACCAGTCCGAGGCTGCGTTCGGCAAGGCGTTTCGCGCTGTGCTCGGCACGACGCCGGGACGCTGGCGGCGGGCGCAGCGCGGCATGTAA
- the yiaA gene encoding inner membrane protein YiaA — MNQTTIQQPSFAFVAASWAALLAGFAAFLIGLWNAGMQLNEKGYYFTVLVFGLYAAISLQKSVRDRAEGIPVTGIYYGLSWIALLLSIALLVVGLFNATLQLSEKGFYAMSFVLALFGSVAVQKNTRDLQNAKPRYPDAESAPSVQE, encoded by the coding sequence ATGAACCAGACCACCATCCAGCAGCCGTCGTTCGCGTTCGTGGCCGCATCGTGGGCCGCGCTGCTCGCCGGTTTCGCGGCATTCCTGATCGGTCTCTGGAACGCCGGCATGCAGCTCAACGAGAAGGGCTACTACTTCACCGTGCTGGTGTTCGGTCTCTATGCGGCCATCTCGCTGCAGAAGAGCGTCCGCGACCGCGCGGAAGGCATTCCCGTCACCGGCATCTACTACGGCCTCAGCTGGATCGCGCTGCTGCTGTCGATCGCGCTGCTGGTCGTCGGCCTCTTCAACGCGACGCTGCAGTTGAGCGAGAAGGGCTTCTACGCGATGTCGTTCGTGCTCGCGCTGTTCGGCTCGGTCGCCGTGCAGAAGAACACGCGTGACTTGCAGAACGCGAAGCCGCGCTATCCCGACGCCGAATCGGCGCCGTCCGTCCAGGAGTGA
- a CDS encoding glycosyltransferase: MPDFTETTRHARAAARAVAARAALVLETNNLRGGAGLVQAVDSLKRLVSALSKQTVPPAALAQWIITHDGLPADACQEIAALAGRPIDFFEIGASTGYYDAKNDGFDRVDAARCDIVVFGDADCRPADDWLEHLLAPFAREADDAPVAVAGRTSYAPNVLGIALTSIDFMYFPSPLRDGATRNFYANNVAFRRDVFAQFRYEPLDGVYRAHCQVMGLRMQAAGVAVEFAPAAHTEHRLPDTQRESLKLRWMRGEDSVGLTPYLVNAYLPRGWQWLGRSGPLGPFCVMAMRLGYSLRALNHQQLPQLGVARYLAAVGVTIAASAVDTLGALARGFGLAGRASARRDLDALSYHRH, encoded by the coding sequence ATGCCAGACTTCACAGAAACCACGCGGCATGCCCGCGCGGCTGCCCGTGCCGTGGCGGCGCGGGCCGCGCTCGTGCTGGAGACGAACAACCTGCGCGGCGGCGCGGGGCTCGTGCAGGCCGTCGACAGCCTGAAGCGCCTCGTCTCGGCGCTGTCGAAGCAGACCGTGCCACCCGCGGCACTCGCGCAATGGATCATCACGCATGACGGGCTGCCGGCCGATGCGTGCCAGGAGATCGCCGCGCTGGCCGGCCGCCCGATCGACTTCTTCGAGATCGGCGCAAGCACCGGCTACTACGATGCGAAGAACGACGGGTTCGACCGCGTCGACGCGGCCCGTTGCGACATCGTCGTGTTCGGCGATGCCGATTGCAGGCCGGCCGACGACTGGCTCGAGCACCTGCTCGCACCGTTCGCGCGCGAAGCCGACGATGCGCCCGTCGCGGTGGCGGGGCGCACCAGCTATGCGCCGAACGTGCTCGGCATCGCGCTGACGTCGATCGATTTCATGTATTTCCCGAGCCCGCTGCGTGACGGTGCGACACGCAATTTCTACGCGAACAACGTCGCGTTCCGGCGCGACGTGTTCGCGCAATTCCGCTACGAGCCGCTCGACGGCGTCTATCGCGCGCATTGCCAGGTGATGGGGCTGCGGATGCAGGCAGCCGGCGTGGCCGTCGAGTTCGCACCGGCCGCGCACACCGAACATCGGCTGCCGGACACGCAACGCGAATCGCTGAAGCTGCGCTGGATGCGCGGCGAGGACAGCGTCGGGCTGACGCCGTATCTCGTGAACGCGTACCTGCCGCGCGGCTGGCAGTGGCTCGGTCGCAGCGGCCCGCTCGGCCCGTTCTGCGTGATGGCGATGCGGCTCGGCTACAGCCTGCGCGCGCTGAATCATCAGCAGTTGCCGCAGCTTGGCGTCGCCCGCTATCTCGCGGCCGTCGGCGTCACGATCGCGGCGTCCGCCGTCGATACGCTCGGCGCACTCGCACGCGGTTTCGGTCTCGCCGGGCGTGCATCGGCCCGGCGCGATCTCGACGCGCTGTCCTATCACCGTCATTGA
- a CDS encoding phosphatase PAP2 family protein — MRGAGTTMSSLSFRDDRRPDIRQMLAATFGMAAGLAIFFLLERSVTPRYVFATSIDARIPFIAWSWFVYVGFFPFVIALAAYARPLAFAAFKEAVLIAFVLGVVCFLLFPEAVPRPDVAEIGNTFVRHRLARMWQLDLAANGFPSLHVAVTCLACRMLVDRRRLVTVAVGLLICASTLTLKQHTVVDVLGGVALAMVSALWVERRSLRGRLA, encoded by the coding sequence ATGCGAGGCGCCGGCACCACGATGAGTTCGCTGTCGTTTCGTGACGATCGCCGGCCCGATATCCGGCAGATGCTGGCCGCGACGTTCGGCATGGCAGCCGGCCTCGCGATCTTCTTTCTGCTGGAGCGTAGCGTCACGCCGCGCTACGTGTTTGCCACGTCGATCGATGCGCGGATTCCGTTCATCGCATGGTCGTGGTTCGTCTATGTCGGCTTCTTTCCGTTCGTGATTGCGCTTGCCGCGTATGCGCGGCCGCTTGCGTTCGCCGCGTTCAAGGAGGCCGTGTTGATCGCGTTCGTGCTCGGTGTCGTGTGCTTCCTGCTGTTTCCGGAAGCTGTGCCGCGGCCCGACGTCGCGGAGATCGGCAATACGTTCGTACGCCACCGTCTCGCGCGCATGTGGCAGCTCGATCTCGCGGCCAATGGCTTTCCGAGCCTGCATGTCGCTGTAACGTGCCTTGCCTGCCGGATGCTGGTGGATCGGCGACGGCTCGTGACCGTGGCGGTCGGCCTGCTGATCTGCGCGTCGACGCTGACGCTCAAGCAGCATACGGTTGTCGACGTGCTGGGTGGCGTGGCGCTCGCGATGGTCAGTGCGCTCTGGGTCGAGCGGCGATCGCTGCGCGGGAGGCTCGCGTGA
- a CDS encoding fatty acid desaturase family protein, whose protein sequence is MTDAHVHHAGPDAELARFVPDPALFRVSALRVGAALAGDWLMIAVAFAVAIAFAHPLGYALAAIVIARSQLALAVMMHEGAHGLLARNRRVNDALGQLFAAGPLWLSLRTYRAGHLKHHRAPMAADDPVALLFGVHDYPVTRRRLIGRLLAYACGIGYVTSVVKLARGEFAHALPKVGKSRAYAAWEVASMLAGNGVLFGALAWAGHPLLYVTLWIVPSVTLLPLAGQVRAIFEHAGLPAGADQSRNARTIVRRSWQTFLFGPHAIHFHIEHHLFARMPFHHLPVVHRQLAERRLLPDGNLYAGYGAVLRDVSVR, encoded by the coding sequence GTGACGGATGCCCATGTTCATCATGCCGGGCCGGATGCCGAGCTTGCGCGGTTCGTGCCCGATCCCGCGCTGTTTCGCGTGAGCGCGTTGCGTGTGGGCGCAGCGTTGGCAGGCGACTGGCTGATGATTGCCGTCGCGTTCGCGGTTGCAATCGCGTTTGCGCATCCGCTCGGGTACGCGTTGGCCGCGATCGTGATCGCGCGCAGCCAGCTTGCGCTCGCGGTCATGATGCACGAAGGCGCGCATGGTCTGCTGGCGCGGAACCGGCGCGTCAACGATGCGCTGGGCCAACTGTTCGCGGCCGGCCCGCTATGGCTGTCGCTGCGGACGTATCGTGCCGGCCATCTGAAGCACCATCGCGCACCGATGGCGGCGGACGATCCCGTCGCGCTGCTGTTCGGCGTGCACGACTATCCGGTGACGCGCCGGCGGCTGATCGGCCGCCTGCTCGCGTACGCATGCGGGATCGGCTACGTGACGAGTGTCGTGAAGCTCGCCCGCGGCGAGTTCGCGCATGCGTTGCCGAAGGTCGGGAAGTCGCGCGCGTACGCCGCGTGGGAAGTCGCGTCGATGCTGGCCGGCAACGGTGTGCTGTTCGGCGCGCTCGCATGGGCCGGGCATCCGCTGCTGTACGTCACGTTGTGGATCGTGCCGTCCGTCACGCTGCTGCCGCTGGCCGGGCAGGTGCGCGCGATCTTCGAGCATGCGGGGCTGCCGGCCGGTGCCGACCAGAGCCGCAACGCGCGCACGATCGTCCGGCGTTCGTGGCAGACGTTCCTGTTCGGCCCGCACGCGATTCATTTTCATATCGAACATCACCTGTTCGCGCGGATGCCGTTCCATCACCTGCCGGTCGTGCATCGGCAGCTTGCCGAGCGGCGGTTGCTGCCTGATGGCAATCTGTACGCGGGATATGGTGCGGTGCTACGGGACGTCAGTGTGCGCTAA